A single region of the Lysinibacillus sp. B2A1 genome encodes:
- a CDS encoding EVE domain-containing protein: MKQRYWIGVVSEEHVKIGEKAGFAQLCHGKYAPLKRMNAGDWLIYYSPKTKYPDGNPLQAFTAIGTVKSGNIYRVEMAPQFIPYRLDILYQPCQSVSFAHIKSKLTFVSENANVGLLFRRGHFEVTKQDFITIANAMGVDFSGMEIKV; the protein is encoded by the coding sequence ATGAAGCAAAGATATTGGATAGGGGTTGTATCCGAAGAACATGTTAAAATAGGTGAAAAAGCTGGGTTTGCACAACTATGTCATGGAAAATATGCACCTTTAAAGAGAATGAATGCAGGAGATTGGTTAATATACTATTCGCCAAAAACCAAATATCCAGACGGAAATCCTCTTCAAGCTTTTACTGCTATTGGAACGGTTAAGTCAGGAAATATTTATCGAGTGGAAATGGCTCCTCAATTTATTCCCTACAGGTTGGACATATTGTATCAGCCTTGCCAAAGTGTCAGTTTTGCACATATCAAATCAAAGCTAACATTTGTATCTGAAAACGCCAATGTAGGTTTATTATTTCGTAGAGGACATTTTGAAGTAACTAAACAAGATTTTATAACAATTGCAAATGCAATGGGGGTGGATTTTAGTGGAATGGAAATCAAAGTTTAA
- a CDS encoding MarR family transcriptional regulator, which yields MEWKSKFNDPKESSGFLLWQVTQAWQRMITKELSRIDLTHVQFVLLTACDYLHVNGETVTQKRLADFTKLNSMMVSDVVRTLEAKGFICRNKNPLDKREILLSPTEEGSNKIKIALPIVENTDAQFFMPIQDKQHSFNKELLSLLSLKAEVDE from the coding sequence GTGGAATGGAAATCAAAGTTTAATGATCCAAAAGAAAGCTCAGGTTTTTTATTATGGCAAGTTACACAAGCTTGGCAAAGGATGATTACAAAGGAACTGAGCAGGATAGATCTGACGCATGTCCAGTTTGTGCTATTAACTGCGTGTGATTATCTACATGTAAATGGTGAAACGGTTACTCAAAAAAGACTCGCAGATTTTACAAAATTAAATAGTATGATGGTTTCAGATGTTGTCAGAACACTTGAGGCTAAAGGATTTATTTGTAGAAACAAAAACCCTTTAGATAAGCGTGAAATACTACTTTCACCAACAGAGGAAGGTTCTAATAAAATTAAAATAGCGTTACCAATTGTTGAAAATACGGATGCCCAATTTTTCATGCCTATTCAGGATAAACAACATAGTTTTAACAAGGAGCTACTCTCACTGCTATCTCTAAAAGCAGAAGTGGATGAGTGA
- a CDS encoding ABC transporter ATP-binding protein: MLELIVKDIVKKFNGVNVLDGVSTTFKWGYCYLLLGQNGAGKSTLSKCMAGDLKSDNGSMQIQGSSVNVHEQVALQYQFFSSYQHLKIREVIALFATLTNNRIDLGELYEILGLPTYDHILMKNASGGQRKAVSIFLSFLLNKPIIILDEPFADLDLTKKKQLMFYLQKEISQRNKLLIIISHDVAGLEPLFDYVVILKEGKIIENATQDELYHKYTDARLPGIEGLYYEATGQILGGKAG, from the coding sequence ATTTTGGAACTTATTGTTAAGGATATTGTGAAAAAATTTAATGGTGTAAACGTATTGGACGGTGTATCAACTACATTTAAATGGGGCTATTGCTATTTATTGCTAGGCCAAAATGGTGCCGGGAAATCTACATTATCAAAGTGTATGGCAGGCGATCTAAAATCAGATAATGGTTCTATGCAAATTCAGGGTTCGTCCGTTAATGTACACGAGCAGGTAGCGCTGCAATATCAATTTTTTTCAAGCTATCAGCATCTTAAAATTCGCGAAGTGATTGCTCTTTTTGCTACATTGACGAACAACAGGATTGATTTGGGTGAGCTATATGAAATATTAGGGTTACCAACGTATGATCATATTTTGATGAAAAATGCGTCAGGCGGTCAGCGAAAAGCAGTATCTATCTTCCTTTCTTTTTTATTAAATAAACCAATCATCATATTAGATGAGCCATTTGCTGATTTAGATTTAACAAAGAAAAAGCAATTGATGTTTTACCTACAAAAGGAAATTAGTCAGCGTAATAAATTGCTCATTATTATTAGTCATGATGTGGCAGGATTAGAGCCATTATTTGATTATGTTGTCATCCTAAAAGAGGGTAAAATCATTGAAAATGCTACGCAAGATGAGCTTTATCATAAATATACAGATGCAAGATTACCGGGAATTGAAGGTCTTTATTACGAAGCGACAGGTCAAATTTTAGGAGGAAAAGCAGGATGA
- a CDS encoding ABC transporter permease — MIKKIARMYMLESIRNPGMAIGNLLPGFMFMTVSFFAKSVMTEESFNFLIKGQFLPISIIMLIFFFSFSSATIYLADMKANKTLQWVQRTGIKPHTYYIGMGIGVFTLLNLFLVLLLTGYSFIIDISLSSFLLIILISNFVLLALYPLSFILAGLFKNEKVATSMLVPIMLLFMFSIQMTSMFLTLAEKNPQDYFIFLIWNPMLYLYDSLQVSLNLMGETWLPQYQYFMILTILSLVLAAIAKKVYTSK; from the coding sequence ATGATTAAGAAAATTGCACGTATGTATATGTTGGAAAGTATTCGTAACCCAGGAATGGCTATTGGAAATTTGTTACCAGGATTTATGTTTATGACCGTATCATTTTTTGCTAAAAGCGTGATGACTGAAGAATCATTTAATTTTTTGATTAAAGGTCAGTTTTTACCGATTTCTATAATTATGCTAATCTTCTTCTTTTCTTTTTCTAGTGCTACAATCTATTTAGCTGATATGAAAGCCAATAAAACCCTCCAATGGGTGCAACGAACAGGCATTAAGCCACACACTTACTATATAGGGATGGGAATTGGCGTCTTTACCTTATTAAATCTATTTTTAGTGTTACTACTCACTGGTTACTCATTTATTATTGATATTTCATTATCATCATTTTTACTAATTATTTTAATAAGTAATTTTGTATTACTAGCACTTTATCCATTGAGCTTTATATTGGCAGGTCTATTTAAAAATGAAAAAGTGGCAACAAGTATGCTTGTACCGATTATGTTGTTATTTATGTTTTCCATACAAATGACATCGATGTTTTTAACATTAGCGGAGAAAAATCCCCAAGATTATTTTATTTTCTTAATTTGGAATCCGATGCTATATTTATATGATAGCTTGCAAGTATCTTTAAATTTAATGGGCGAAACATGGCTTCCGCAATATCAGTATTTTATGATATTAACAATTCTTAGCTTGGTGTTAGCAGCTATTGCTAAAAAAGTATATACCAGTAAGTAG
- a CDS encoding group-specific protein produces MGIGWIVSLIFGGIMMVVIIVIAISLERKYIVRENGRINYKKTTIFLRWNVLDTLTLVLSIYTILCVQALNMLVSSGQTVENPYVQFFTNQSQVWVTVDILYLVTRVSNTMKAIKAHWGDELDDEQ; encoded by the coding sequence ATGGGAATTGGATGGATTGTGTCTCTTATTTTTGGAGGCATCATGATGGTAGTAATCATAGTGATTGCTATTTCACTAGAACGAAAATATATTGTACGTGAGAATGGGAGAATTAACTATAAAAAAACAACTATTTTTTTACGCTGGAATGTGCTTGATACATTAACGCTTGTCTTATCTATTTATACAATACTTTGTGTGCAGGCACTAAACATGCTCGTATCTTCTGGTCAAACAGTCGAAAATCCATATGTGCAATTTTTTACAAATCAATCACAGGTATGGGTTACTGTTGACATCCTTTATTTGGTAACTCGCGTTTCAAATACGATGAAGGCCATTAAGGCTCATTGGGGGGATGAGCTAGATGATGAGCAATGA
- a CDS encoding RNA polymerase subunit sigma-70: MEVYKSGGIEGFEQLYSRLYEPLYCFLFRYTREEQLSIDIVQDAFERLQYIKQDFDQQKGTVKAFLFQIAYRLMINKLNRRKKWRTLFPFLVPTESRRLSTDEKLTIQEAILQLPEKQRAVILLVYYHDLPQEEIAQILSIPLGTVKSRLHNAIKTLKEELKEDFDA, encoded by the coding sequence ATGGAGGTCTATAAAAGTGGCGGTATTGAGGGCTTTGAACAGCTCTATAGTCGTTTGTATGAGCCTCTGTACTGCTTTTTATTTCGCTATACTCGTGAGGAGCAGCTAAGCATTGATATTGTACAAGATGCCTTTGAGCGTTTACAATATATAAAGCAGGATTTTGATCAACAAAAGGGAACGGTGAAGGCATTTTTATTTCAAATCGCGTATCGTTTAATGATCAATAAATTAAATCGACGTAAAAAGTGGCGCACACTCTTTCCGTTTTTAGTACCAACAGAGAGCCGTCGTCTATCAACTGATGAAAAATTAACGATTCAAGAAGCCATACTTCAATTACCTGAAAAGCAACGAGCTGTTATTCTGCTTGTGTATTATCATGATTTGCCACAGGAGGAAATTGCACAAATCTTGTCCATCCCACTTGGTACCGTTAAATCCAGATTACATAATGCGATAAAGACTTTAAAGGAAGAGCTAAAGGAGGATTTCGATGCTTAA
- a CDS encoding nitronate monooxygenase has product MLNKKITELLKVEYPIIQAPMAGGITTSKLVAEVSNSGGLGMIGGGYMTPIQMREQIKEIKQLTSNPFGINLFVPSAFKVKENEIKSANHVLNSIRQQLNLQPKDNFDIPNFNDVFETFIEQIKVVIEEKVPICSFTFGIPSKEVIAELKQSNITLMGTATTVRESVENERAGMDIVVVQGSEAGGHRGSFIDGKQESLVGLMSLIPQVVDTINIPVIAAGGIMDGRGLIASICLGAKGVQMGTAFLTCIESGAHKVYKEAILNANEDQSVLTRSFSGKWARGIKNKFILEMQNHEALLPDFPIQNTLTQDIRKTSSTQNNPDFMSLWSGQSPRLAKSQTVESLIKNIVEEVKKINLYI; this is encoded by the coding sequence ATGTTAAATAAGAAAATAACAGAACTTTTGAAAGTTGAGTATCCGATTATACAAGCTCCAATGGCTGGCGGAATAACCACTTCTAAATTAGTGGCGGAGGTTTCAAATTCTGGTGGTCTAGGAATGATTGGTGGAGGTTATATGACACCTATTCAAATGCGAGAACAAATTAAAGAAATAAAGCAGTTAACTTCAAACCCTTTTGGTATTAATCTATTTGTTCCTAGCGCATTTAAAGTGAAAGAGAATGAAATCAAATCAGCTAACCATGTCTTAAACTCCATTCGACAGCAATTGAATTTACAACCAAAAGATAACTTTGATATTCCCAATTTTAATGATGTTTTTGAAACATTTATTGAACAAATTAAGGTTGTAATTGAAGAAAAGGTTCCTATTTGTTCTTTTACATTTGGTATTCCTTCTAAAGAAGTGATTGCTGAATTAAAACAATCTAACATTACTCTGATGGGAACTGCTACAACTGTTAGAGAATCAGTTGAAAACGAAAGAGCAGGAATGGATATTGTCGTTGTTCAAGGTAGTGAAGCTGGTGGGCATCGGGGAAGCTTTATCGATGGGAAACAGGAGAGCTTAGTTGGTTTAATGTCACTAATTCCACAGGTTGTTGATACAATAAACATTCCTGTTATTGCTGCTGGAGGAATCATGGATGGAAGAGGGCTAATAGCTTCGATTTGCTTAGGAGCGAAGGGAGTACAAATGGGTACAGCTTTCTTGACTTGCATTGAAAGTGGAGCACATAAGGTATATAAAGAAGCAATTCTCAATGCTAACGAAGACCAGAGTGTTTTAACTCGTTCATTTTCTGGTAAATGGGCAAGAGGAATTAAAAATAAATTTATTTTAGAAATGCAAAATCATGAAGCACTTTTACCAGATTTCCCTATTCAAAATACACTAACCCAGGATATTAGAAAGACTTCTAGTACACAGAATAATCCAGATTTCATGTCACTTTGGTCTGGTCAAAGTCCAAGATTAGCCAAAAGTCAAACCGTTGAATCATTAATTAAAAATATTGTAGAAGAAGTTAAAAAAATAAATTTATATATTTAA
- a CDS encoding tautomerase family protein, with protein MPLLRFDLIKGRNEESLKKLLNSAHSAVVEAFQVPESDRYQIVHQHPPDELIIEDTGLGFKRSSNLVILSIVSKKRTVKQKETLYSLLAHKLESDCGISPQDLIVSITENSDADWSFGLGEAQFLTSSL; from the coding sequence ATGCCATTATTACGCTTTGATTTAATAAAAGGTAGAAACGAAGAATCGCTAAAAAAATTATTAAATTCGGCTCACAGTGCTGTGGTAGAAGCTTTCCAAGTGCCTGAAAGTGACCGGTATCAAATAGTTCATCAACACCCGCCAGATGAACTAATAATTGAGGATACAGGACTAGGTTTTAAAAGAAGCAGCAATCTTGTAATTTTAAGTATTGTAAGTAAAAAAAGAACCGTCAAACAGAAAGAAACCTTATACTCACTTCTAGCCCATAAACTTGAATCTGATTGTGGGATTTCTCCACAAGATTTGATAGTTTCTATAACAGAAAACAGCGATGCCGACTGGAGTTTCGGACTAGGAGAAGCACAATTTCTAACTAGTTCATTATAG
- a CDS encoding LysR family transcriptional regulator — protein sequence MDLHTLKIFKTVAKLGSISQAARELQYAQSNITIKIQQLESDLQTTLFHRHNRGTALTAKGSMLLTYTEKIFNLIEETKNVMNDDPTPKGPLIIGSMETTAAVRLPALFSKYLKDNPEVDLTLKTGPTKENIEGVLQYDLDGAFVSGPIEHPDIIQKDVIKEELVLITDTIHAPLSSIRDIQTKTLLVFRTGCSYREKLEQWLHQEGVIPKKIMEFGTLDGIVGCVSAGLGVSVVPQSVVAKQIQEGTLRKHTLPNLYGKVKTVFIYRKDKYVSTTLLKFIATISEWVSLDRLH from the coding sequence TTGGATTTGCATACATTGAAAATTTTCAAGACTGTAGCAAAGTTGGGGAGTATTTCGCAAGCAGCAAGAGAGCTTCAATATGCACAGTCTAATATCACGATTAAAATTCAACAGTTGGAATCGGATCTTCAAACAACCCTTTTTCATAGACATAATCGTGGTACTGCACTAACTGCTAAAGGAAGCATGTTATTAACATATACAGAAAAAATATTCAATCTTATAGAAGAAACAAAAAACGTGATGAATGATGATCCAACACCAAAAGGTCCATTAATTATTGGTTCTATGGAAACAACTGCTGCTGTTCGTTTACCAGCCCTATTTTCAAAATACCTTAAAGACAATCCGGAAGTTGACTTAACCTTAAAAACAGGGCCCACGAAAGAAAATATTGAAGGAGTTCTTCAGTATGACCTTGATGGAGCATTTGTGTCTGGACCTATTGAACACCCAGATATCATTCAAAAGGATGTAATAAAAGAAGAATTGGTACTTATAACAGATACAATTCACGCTCCTTTATCCTCTATCAGGGATATTCAAACAAAGACACTACTTGTATTCCGTACTGGATGTTCTTATCGAGAAAAGCTTGAACAATGGTTACATCAAGAGGGGGTGATTCCTAAAAAAATAATGGAATTCGGAACCCTAGATGGAATAGTCGGGTGTGTATCTGCTGGTTTAGGTGTAAGTGTGGTTCCACAAAGTGTTGTTGCGAAACAAATACAAGAAGGAACTCTTAGAAAGCATACGCTTCCGAATTTATACGGAAAAGTTAAAACAGTATTCATTTATAGAAAAGATAAGTATGTATCTACGACTTTATTAAAATTTATAGCTACGATAAGTGAGTGGGTGAGCTTGGATAGGCTACACTAA
- a CDS encoding serine--tRNA ligase: protein MLDIKRVRDNFAETKEMLLTRNEDLGNLDDFEDLDAKRSELIAKTEELEAERNKVSEQISIMKRNKENADEVNARMRQVGDEIKELDVQLNDVEECFKDMMMRLPNIPHESVPVGTTEDDNVEEYTWGEMPTFDFDIKAHWDLATDLKIVDFERGTKVTGSRFLFYRGLGARLERALMTFMMDLHAEEHGYEEMLPPVIVNRDSLTGTGNLPKFEEDVFKLEETDYFMIPTAEVPVTNFYRDEILLAETLPQGFASYSACFRSEAGSAGRDTRGLIRQHQFNKVELVRFVKPEESYEQLELLTGHAEKVLQLLGLPYRKLKMCTADLGFTAAKKYDLEVWIPAQNMYREISSCSNFEDFQARRANIRFRREQNAKPEFVHTLNGSGLAIGRTVAAILENYQQADGSVAIPEILRPYMGGKEIIAPK, encoded by the coding sequence ATGTTAGATATTAAACGCGTACGCGATAATTTCGCGGAAACTAAAGAAATGCTATTAACACGTAATGAAGATTTAGGCAACTTAGATGACTTTGAGGATTTAGATGCAAAGCGTAGTGAGTTAATTGCTAAAACAGAAGAATTAGAAGCAGAACGAAATAAAGTATCTGAACAAATTTCAATAATGAAACGCAACAAGGAAAATGCAGATGAAGTTAATGCTCGTATGCGTCAAGTAGGCGATGAAATAAAAGAGCTAGATGTTCAACTAAATGATGTTGAAGAGTGCTTTAAAGATATGATGATGCGCTTGCCAAACATTCCCCACGAATCTGTACCAGTAGGGACAACAGAAGACGACAATGTAGAAGAATATACTTGGGGTGAAATGCCAACATTTGATTTTGACATTAAAGCACACTGGGATCTTGCTACAGATTTGAAGATTGTTGACTTTGAACGAGGTACAAAAGTAACAGGTAGCCGTTTCTTATTCTACCGCGGGCTTGGAGCTCGTTTAGAACGTGCATTAATGACATTTATGATGGATTTACATGCAGAGGAGCATGGTTATGAGGAAATGCTACCACCTGTCATTGTGAATCGTGATAGCTTGACGGGTACTGGAAATCTTCCTAAATTTGAAGAAGATGTATTTAAATTAGAGGAAACAGATTATTTCATGATTCCAACGGCAGAGGTACCTGTAACAAACTTCTATCGTGATGAAATTTTACTGGCTGAGACTTTACCACAAGGCTTTGCTTCTTATAGTGCATGCTTCCGTTCAGAGGCAGGCTCTGCGGGTCGTGATACACGTGGTTTAATCCGTCAGCACCAATTCAACAAAGTAGAATTAGTACGCTTTGTAAAACCAGAGGAGTCCTATGAACAGCTAGAGTTGTTAACAGGTCATGCTGAAAAAGTACTGCAATTACTAGGCTTACCGTATCGTAAACTAAAAATGTGTACGGCTGATTTAGGATTTACTGCAGCGAAGAAATATGATTTAGAAGTTTGGATCCCAGCACAAAACATGTACCGTGAAATTTCTTCTTGCTCTAACTTTGAGGATTTCCAAGCACGACGAGCGAATATTCGCTTCCGTCGTGAGCAAAATGCAAAACCAGAATTTGTTCATACATTAAACGGTTCAGGTCTTGCCATTGGCCGTACAGTTGCCGCTATCCTAGAAAACTACCAACAAGCTGATGGAAGCGTAGCAATTCCTGAAATTTTAAGACCATACATGGGTGGTAAAGAAATAATTGCGCCAAAATAA
- a CDS encoding YpzG family protein — translation MSRFEQLDPKSQKIHRNWSRIKHSKSQVNGETEITLHNRILRSEAKARQF, via the coding sequence ATGAGTAGGTTTGAACAATTAGACCCAAAATCTCAAAAAATCCACCGCAACTGGTCAAGGATTAAGCATTCTAAATCTCAAGTAAATGGTGAAACGGAGATTACTCTCCACAACCGTATCTTGAGAAGTGAAGCAAAGGCCCGTCAGTTTTAA
- a CDS encoding MerR family transcriptional regulator, whose translation MYTIGKLSKICDLPVKTLRYYDDIGLLKPSYIDSETNYRYYDYDKIEAIKIILLLKSLHIPLADIKQIIESADHVQWNSIIEQKISELAKQKQQITKKIEEMEQLKIKIAAGVPMIQGPILSDCYFENQEDTLVYTLRKKVQLKFIDILVKNLFDQVYAYNLKVNGKLMAIFHDRDLKDNEVDVEVLIPVKNSNDIDGCKILANGKYACITVKGPYTDLAAGYEVLKMWIAQKNLTQNGDMMEVYEKGLIPANLDLRNLRPNLSRHPSDFLTKICVPVI comes from the coding sequence ATGTATACAATAGGGAAATTATCTAAAATATGTGATTTACCTGTAAAAACATTGCGATATTATGATGATATTGGTTTACTAAAACCCTCATACATAGATTCTGAAACTAATTATCGCTATTATGACTATGACAAAATTGAAGCTATTAAAATAATACTGCTTTTAAAAAGTTTACATATTCCATTAGCCGATATTAAGCAAATTATTGAGAGTGCTGATCATGTACAGTGGAATAGCATAATCGAACAAAAAATTTCTGAACTTGCAAAGCAAAAACAACAAATCACCAAAAAAATAGAAGAAATGGAACAGTTGAAAATAAAAATAGCAGCCGGAGTTCCAATGATTCAGGGTCCGATTTTGTCTGATTGTTATTTTGAAAATCAGGAGGATACATTGGTATATACTCTCCGTAAAAAAGTTCAGTTAAAATTTATAGATATACTTGTGAAAAATTTATTCGACCAAGTTTATGCTTATAATCTTAAGGTTAATGGAAAACTCATGGCTATTTTCCATGATAGAGATTTGAAGGATAATGAGGTGGATGTTGAAGTGCTTATACCAGTAAAAAATTCGAATGATATAGATGGCTGCAAAATATTAGCCAATGGAAAATACGCCTGCATTACTGTTAAAGGACCTTACACAGACTTGGCTGCAGGATATGAAGTGCTGAAAATGTGGATCGCTCAAAAGAATCTGACTCAAAATGGAGATATGATGGAGGTATATGAAAAGGGACTTATTCCTGCCAATTTGGATTTGAGGAATTTACGGCCAAATTTAAGTAGACATCCATCAGACTTTCTTACCAAAATATGTGTACCTGTTATCTAG
- a CDS encoding choloylglycine hydrolase has translation MKDLVQAYFSFLEGNSYEIGKRQGEEIKKIPNAMNVILSSESIGETKFKDTKKLIDQYCPGLNEELQGFADSLNVNPSYLNFFDETLLQPGGCSLGAILPSKTNNSKTYVLRNYDLSPAISDMRLCTTKVKGKYSHTGFSVSYFGRSEGLNEKGFCVAFASCGMPVGKHLGMKKPSIKGLQFMVIVRALLENCKDVEEGISYLEDMPIGTNMNLLLADANGNAALIETYDGKRAVERVNNKSEFIIATNHALFPNISRKENGMLEQSRVRYDLMENNLKSNDFISKNHLRSLTLKEYPEGLTVHNYKQNFGTVHSILFDLDAKQLEFSFGSPIYNKICKLTVGETLPYLDLNVFIENTDYGPNFWRIIGE, from the coding sequence ATGAAGGATTTAGTTCAAGCTTATTTTTCTTTTCTTGAAGGCAACAGCTACGAGATTGGTAAAAGGCAAGGAGAGGAAATAAAAAAGATTCCTAATGCAATGAATGTAATTTTATCATCTGAATCAATAGGTGAAACAAAGTTTAAGGATACGAAAAAACTAATTGACCAATACTGTCCTGGTTTAAACGAAGAGCTACAAGGATTTGCAGATTCATTAAATGTAAATCCGAGTTATCTAAACTTTTTTGATGAAACTTTGTTACAACCAGGTGGATGTAGTTTGGGTGCTATTTTACCGTCTAAAACAAATAATAGTAAAACCTATGTCCTTAGAAACTACGACTTGTCACCAGCAATATCTGATATGAGACTCTGTACAACAAAAGTAAAGGGTAAATACAGTCATACCGGATTCTCCGTTTCTTATTTTGGTCGAAGTGAAGGCTTAAATGAAAAGGGATTCTGTGTAGCTTTTGCCTCTTGCGGTATGCCAGTTGGAAAACATCTGGGAATGAAAAAGCCTAGCATAAAAGGACTACAGTTTATGGTAATAGTCAGAGCTTTACTTGAAAATTGTAAAGACGTTGAGGAAGGAATTTCTTATTTAGAGGATATGCCTATTGGAACAAATATGAATTTGCTTCTGGCAGATGCAAATGGTAACGCAGCTTTAATAGAAACCTATGATGGGAAAAGAGCTGTAGAAAGAGTCAATAACAAATCAGAATTCATTATTGCAACTAACCATGCGCTATTTCCCAATATTTCAAGAAAAGAGAATGGAATGTTGGAACAGTCCAGAGTACGTTATGACTTAATGGAAAACAACTTAAAAAGCAATGATTTTATTTCGAAGAACCATCTACGAAGTTTAACATTAAAAGAGTATCCTGAGGGATTAACTGTACACAATTATAAACAAAATTTTGGAACCGTTCATTCTATATTGTTTGATTTAGATGCCAAACAATTAGAGTTCTCCTTTGGCTCTCCTATATACAACAAAATATGTAAGTTAACAGTTGGAGAAACCTTACCTTACTTGGATTTAAATGTTTTTATTGAGAATACTGATTATGGACCAAATTTTTGGAGGATTATTGGTGAATAA
- a CDS encoding NAD(P)/FAD-dependent oxidoreductase has protein sequence MNVLDCIIIGGGPSGLSASLTLGRARRNIALFDNRTNRNRVTQASHGFITRDGIKPQAFKEIALKELENYPSVSYFTATVTEIIKDIGNERFTVKTSTSEEFVSERIILATGIQEIFTIPSIRKFYGKSLFSCPYCDGWEQKDKPLVVIAEKEEHVLHLTKLIYNWSQDLVVLTNGVQLSKEGKIELQKHNIKIISEKIKDLIGNDGYLQKIEFETGATIIRSSGFVAPSYYRPNQFAEKLGCEIHENGKVITDGVGRTTQKNIYIAGETEKSKPSSLMISAAKGNKAAVSVNTDLTMERF, from the coding sequence ATGAATGTCCTTGATTGTATCATTATAGGTGGAGGTCCTTCTGGGCTAAGTGCTAGCTTAACTTTGGGAAGGGCTAGGAGAAACATTGCATTATTTGACAATAGAACGAATAGGAATAGAGTGACACAAGCGTCACATGGATTTATTACTCGAGATGGGATAAAACCACAAGCGTTTAAAGAAATAGCGTTAAAAGAGTTGGAGAATTACCCGTCCGTATCATATTTTACTGCAACAGTTACTGAAATCATAAAGGATATAGGTAATGAACGATTTACTGTCAAAACATCTACTAGTGAGGAATTTGTTTCAGAAAGAATAATACTCGCCACCGGTATTCAAGAAATATTTACTATACCAAGTATAAGAAAGTTTTATGGGAAAAGTCTATTTAGTTGTCCGTATTGTGATGGCTGGGAGCAAAAAGATAAGCCATTAGTGGTTATTGCAGAAAAAGAAGAGCATGTACTGCATTTGACTAAGTTGATTTATAATTGGTCGCAGGATTTGGTTGTCTTAACGAATGGAGTTCAATTATCTAAAGAAGGTAAAATAGAGTTACAAAAACACAATATCAAAATTATATCCGAAAAGATAAAAGACTTAATAGGTAATGACGGTTACTTACAAAAAATAGAGTTTGAAACAGGAGCAACAATTATAAGATCGAGTGGATTTGTTGCCCCATCTTATTATCGCCCAAATCAGTTTGCTGAGAAGCTTGGCTGTGAAATTCATGAAAATGGAAAAGTTATAACAGATGGTGTTGGTAGAACAACCCAAAAAAACATATATATCGCAGGGGAAACAGAAAAATCTAAACCATCCTCTTTAATGATTTCAGCTGCTAAAGGTAATAAAGCTGCGGTTTCAGTAAATACTGATCTAACGATGGAACGCTTTTGA
- a CDS encoding glyoxalase, whose translation MNKPANSNSEGLVHFYLWVENLQQEVERLTELKDCFILKNGEVIYRVENGYLCKIEAPEGTIIELRDNKEI comes from the coding sequence ATAAATAAACCTGCCAATTCAAATAGTGAAGGGCTTGTTCATTTCTATTTATGGGTAGAGAATCTTCAACAAGAGGTTGAACGATTAACAGAATTGAAGGACTGTTTTATTTTAAAAAATGGTGAGGTCATTTATCGTGTAGAGAATGGTTATTTGTGTAAGATTGAAGCACCTGAAGGAACAATCATTGAATTACGTGATAACAAAGAAATTTAA